From one Oncorhynchus clarkii lewisi isolate Uvic-CL-2024 chromosome 6, UVic_Ocla_1.0, whole genome shotgun sequence genomic stretch:
- the LOC139412237 gene encoding leukotriene B4 receptor 1-like, with protein sequence MAPDEFPGGTVVACVILGLSFLVGVPGNLLVIWTILRHVQQRSHTVVLILHLAAADLLVLITLPLWIYSLARSWVFGETSCKAMVYVINTCMYSSVFLITLMSVERFVAVRHPFASAGWRRKKALNKVLLVLWAAAFLFSTPVFPTQVVEGDPGEEHCLYRDYTSDGQEAVCVLLETLVGFAVPFCILVVCYSCLYSRIAQMTFKSKRKSMGLIASMVVVFALCWTPHHVGNVLSLVILTIKGSHREAAARIESVRTTMTFIAGALVFISSSVNPLLYVFVARTFRSSLRETGIQKLFWHISSTAPGEGTKELSFVTKRPSISQTQSHSSQCVTEPKEQMDALVNICENVSS encoded by the coding sequence ATGGCTCCTGATGAGTTTCCTGGCGGGACAGTGGTGGCCTGTGTGATCCTGGGCCTGTCGTTCCTGGTGGGGGTCCCAGGGAACCTGCTGGTGATCTGGACCATCCTGAGGCATGTCCAGCAGCGCTCCCACACCGTGGTGCTCATCCTCCACCTGGCCGCTGCAGACCTGCTGGTGCTCATCACCCTGCCCCTGTGGATCTACTCCCTGGCCCGCTCCTGGGTGTTCGGGGAGACATCCTGTAAGGCCATGGTGTACGTCATCAACACCTGCATGTACAGCAGCGTCTTCCTCATCACCCTCATGAGCGTTGAGCGCTTTGTCGCTGTCCGACACCCCTTTGCCTCAGCCGGCTGGAGGAGGAAGAAGGCCTTGAATAAAGTTCTTCTTGTTCTGTGGGCTGCTGCGTTCCTATTCAGCACCCCGGTCTTTCCCACCCAGGTGGTGGAGGGGGACCCTGGGGAGGAGCATTGCCTGTACAGGGACTACACCTCAGACGGCCAGGAGGCAGTGTGTGTTCTACTGGAGACGCTGGTGGGCTTTGCTGTCCCCTTTTGCATTCTTGTGGTCTGCTACAGCTGTCTCTACAGCCGCATCGCACAGATGACCTTTAAGTCCAAGCGTAAGTCCATGGGGTTGATTGCAAGCATGGTAGTGGTGTTCGCATTATGCTGGACCCCTCACCACGTCGGCAACGTGCTCTCCctcgtcatcctcaccatcaAGGGGTCCCACCGAGAGGCCGCAGCGCGTATAGAGAGCGTCAGAACCACCATGACTTTCATTGCTGGAGCGCTCGTGTTCATCAGTAGTTCGGTCAACCCTTTGCTCTATGTGTTTGTGGCACGTACGTTCCGGAGTTCTCTGAGGGAGACAGGCATTCAGAAATTGTTCTGGCACATCTCAAGCACAGCTCCTGGAGAGGGGACTAAAGAACTGTCCTTTGTGACCAAGAGACCAAGCATCTCTCAGACACAGAGCCACAGCTCCCAGTGTGTTACAGAGCCTAAGGAACAAATGGATGCACTTGTAAATATATGTGAAAATGTTTCTTCCTGA
- the LOC139411619 gene encoding E3 ubiquitin-protein ligase AMFR-like — translation MPLLFLERFPWPSLQTYTALSVALLAGSIFSAYTTVTEQGFGVPDMDEPLPPAPLVGDNRGGLEHVTSDDVVGADTELATTVMWYLVTDSLFVWVLVNTAFCSLMLIAKMIQCMVFGPLRVSEKQHLKDKFWNFIFYKFIFIFGVLNVQMVEEVVMWCLWFSALVFLHLMVQLCKDRFEYLSFSPTTSMNSHVRVLTLLVSLLLGCCGLAVVCGLLGAAHGMHTLSFMAAECLLVTVRTGHVIMRYTIHLWDLNHPGTWESKGSYVYYTDFIMELSMLSLDLMHHIHMLLFGNIWLSMASLVIFMQLRYLFHEVQRRIRRHKNYLRVINNMEARFAVATAEELVANNDDCAICWDTMQTARKLPCGHLFHNSCLRSWLEQDTSCPTCRMSLNISGDGGPARGQQQGAGLPLENNLGPGGPAADARPHLNQHNHFFHFDGSRIASWLPSFSVEVMHTTNILAIAQQANNSQLNTMAHQIQEMFPQVPYHLVLQDLQLTRSVEVTTDNILEGRIVVPFPALAAERSPVQVNPGPEEGAGASGGVDTAPRELNNLEVRGSRFSKSAEERQKMLLQRKDELLQQARRRYLRKSPEDEEDLPTLEEDAPLSDVTMLRRRTMAAAAERRMQSQPDPAP, via the exons ATGCCTCTGCTATTCCTGGAGAGGTTTCCCTGGCCCAGTCTGCAGACCTACACAGCGCTGAGTGTGGCTCTGCTGGCTGGAAGCATCTTCAGCGCCTACACTACTGTGACAGAACAGGGGTTTGGGGTTCCAGACATGGACGAGCCTCTACCACCTGCACCCTTAGTAGGGGATAATAGAGGCGGCCTAGAACATGTGACTAGTGATGATGTTGTGGGTGCAGATACAGAATTGGCGACCACTGTTATGTGGTACCTGGTCACTGACAGTCTCTTTGTATGG GTGTTGGTGAATACAGCTTTCTGTTCCCTGATGTTAATTGCTAAGATGATCCAGTGCATGGTTTTTGGGCCCCTTCGAGTCAGTGAGAAGCAG caccTTAAGGACAAGTTCTGGAACTTCATCTTCTATAAGTTCATCTTTATCTTCGGGGTGCTGAACGTTCagatggtggaggaggtggtcaTGTGGTGTCTGTGGTTCTCTGCCCTGGTCTTCCTCCACCTCATGGTCCAGCTGTGCAAGGACCGCTTTGAATAC CTGTCCTTCTCCCCCACTACTTCTATGAACAGCCATGTGCGTGTCCTTACCTTACTGGTGTCCCTGCTGCTGGGCTGCTGTGGTCTGGCTGTGGTCTGTGGTCTGCTGGGCGCTGCCCATGGCATGCACACCCTCTCCTTCATGGCTGCCGAG tGTCTGCTGGTTACTGTGCGGACTGGACATGTCATCATGAG GTACACCATTCACTTGTGGGATCTGAACCACCCAGGCACCTGGGAGAGTAAGGGTTCCTACGTCTACTACACTGACTTCATCATGGAGCTGTCTATGCTGTCTCTGGACCTTATGCACCACATTCACATGCTG ctctttggTAATATCTGGCTGTCCATGGCCAGTCTGGTGATCTTCATGCAGCTGAGGTATCTGTTCCATGAGGTGCAGCGCCGCATCCGACGCCACAAGAACTACCTCCGTGTCATCAACAACATGGAGGCCAG GTTTGCAGTGGCCACAGCCGAGGAACTGGTAGCCAACAATGATGACTGTGCCATCTGCTGGGACACCATGCAGACAGCACGTAAACTGCCCTGCGGACACCTCTTCCACAA TTCCTGCCTGCGGTCGTGGCTGGAGCAGGACACGTCGTGTCCAACATGCAGGATGTCCCTGAACATCAGTGGTGATGGAGGCCCGGCCAGAGGCCAGCAGCAGGGGGCTGGCCTCCCACTGGAGAACAACCTGGGCCCTGGGGGCCCCGCTGCAGACGCCAGACCACACCTCAACCAACACAATCACTTCTTCCACTTTGATG GCTCCCGCATCGCCAGCTGGCTGCCTAGTTTCTCAGTAGAGGTGATGCACACAACTAACATCCTGGCTATCGCTCAGCAGGCCAACAACTCTCAGCTCAACACCATG GCCCATCAGATCCAGGAGATGTTTCCTCAGGTTCCCTACCACTTGGTGCTGCAGGACCTGCAGTTGACCCGCTCTGTGGAGGTCACCACCGACAACATCCTGGAGGGACGCATCGTGGTGCCCTTCCCCGCTCTG GCGGCTGAGCGTTCCCCCGTGCAGGTGAACCCAGGCCCAGAGGAGGGGGCAGGAGCCAGTGGGGGGGTGGATACTGCTCCCAGAGAGCTGAACAACCTGGAGGTCAGAGGGAGCCGTTTCTCCAAGTctgcagaggagagacagaagatgCTGCTTCAGAGGAAGGATGAGCTGCTGCAACAGGCACGcag GAGATACTTGAGAAAGAGCCCAGAGGACGAGGAGGACCTGCCCACTCTGGAGGAAGACGCCCCTCTCTCAGACGTGACCATGCTGAGACGCAGGACCATGGCAGCAGCTGCAGAGAGACGCATGCAGAGCCAACCAGACCCTGCTCCCTGA